The proteins below are encoded in one region of Sulfolobus sp. A20:
- a CDS encoding SPFH domain-containing protein, which translates to MSISIRGQVISTELENGASYMAPDVIVFRYPKENITSKSIIIVQPTENAVVIIQGQVQAVLQPGTHNVQSPQNPLSSILSKFRYNALPYDSIVYFVSLTRHEVRVSGVSQTDDLVPLEYEVAVYYKVSNPSLLVTNIQFGAQYFKDADLAMYISPIIDQEVSQVLNHVKLVEVFKKFADISTAVTAGLKTFLAEIGIELISVRITKLIPQDPELRRILQLRDLGIEIYDAVRMGLARILAESRDPSSVNMALGVPYFPQLSSIVIGGYLPFTYPGAGQQQLPQLQTLLRQVLGGGQTSSGGGEGNK; encoded by the coding sequence ATGTCGATTTCAATCAGAGGACAAGTAATAAGTACTGAGTTAGAAAATGGAGCATCTTACATGGCTCCGGATGTAATAGTCTTCAGATATCCTAAAGAAAATATAACCTCTAAGTCGATAATAATCGTACAGCCCACTGAAAACGCTGTAGTAATAATTCAAGGTCAAGTTCAAGCTGTTTTACAGCCTGGTACACATAACGTTCAGTCTCCTCAAAATCCTCTTTCTTCCATATTATCAAAATTTAGGTATAACGCACTTCCATACGATAGTATTGTCTATTTCGTCTCTTTAACTAGACATGAGGTTAGAGTTTCCGGAGTGAGTCAGACTGACGATTTAGTTCCCCTAGAGTATGAGGTAGCTGTGTATTATAAAGTATCTAATCCCTCTTTGTTAGTTACCAACATTCAGTTTGGAGCTCAGTACTTTAAGGATGCTGATTTAGCTATGTATATATCTCCTATAATAGATCAAGAGGTTAGCCAAGTATTAAACCATGTTAAATTGGTCGAAGTGTTCAAGAAGTTCGCTGACATATCAACGGCTGTTACAGCGGGATTAAAGACGTTCTTAGCAGAGATTGGAATAGAGTTAATATCAGTGAGGATAACTAAGCTGATTCCACAAGATCCAGAGTTAAGGAGAATTCTACAGTTAAGGGATTTAGGGATAGAAATTTATGATGCTGTAAGAATGGGGTTGGCTAGGATATTAGCAGAGAGTAGAGATCCTTCAAGTGTAAATATGGCATTAGGAGTTCCTTACTTCCCACAATTATCTAGCATAGTAATAGGAGGATATTTGCCATTCACTTATCCCGGAGCTGGTCAGCAACAATTACCTCAACTGCAGACGTTATTGAGGCAAGTGTTAGGAGGAGGGCAGACTAGCAGTGGTGGAGGAGAAGGCAACAAGTAG
- a CDS encoding YeeE/YedE family protein, with translation MPAMVLNPVFSYSWSVVFAVFALSGFILGWTAQRGNYCFVNAMTSIFTVKSYERFGALLILFGLSALGAGILVGLGIIPASDQYYFNYFAGWYILVGSFIFGFGAALAGGCNLSMLYRAASGYVQNWIELFGMMIGTYIFAIGIWPFQLVTMEKGILSTTSGGYIEYVPYLLFHNVSDTSVLITAFIFGIPLIGIGLYLQRYTKMKWGRSGFGLPSLSAIKSFGNLPFPTVPSQKVKLSQEAKDMLLLRKPYGTNLSTIILALDMIMVFIIGAGYTFNYLVITSSDGGRFFEYLLMLGNVHLFLNTPWFNDSLPIVDPSVLMVVMLCVGAFLSSYLSGDFKIRIPREKKRLLIGFLGGVLVGIGVRMALGCNVGLMWTNFTQLGYDGIIFLFGMLGGVYLAVKVQERL, from the coding sequence ATGCCAGCTATGGTATTGAATCCCGTTTTTTCCTACAGTTGGTCAGTTGTTTTTGCAGTCTTTGCATTATCTGGCTTTATCCTAGGTTGGACTGCCCAAAGGGGAAACTATTGCTTCGTAAATGCGATGACCTCAATCTTCACCGTTAAGAGCTATGAGAGGTTTGGTGCTTTACTCATACTTTTTGGGCTATCAGCGTTAGGGGCTGGAATATTAGTAGGATTGGGAATAATACCAGCTAGTGATCAATACTATTTCAATTACTTTGCAGGCTGGTATATTTTAGTAGGCTCATTTATTTTTGGTTTTGGGGCAGCATTAGCTGGGGGTTGTAATTTATCAATGCTGTATAGGGCTGCTTCTGGATATGTGCAAAACTGGATAGAGTTATTTGGTATGATGATTGGTACTTATATTTTCGCAATAGGAATATGGCCATTCCAATTGGTCACTATGGAAAAGGGAATACTATCTACGACCTCTGGTGGTTACATAGAGTACGTTCCTTATCTATTGTTTCATAACGTGTCTGATACATCTGTCCTCATAACGGCTTTTATTTTCGGAATACCCCTTATAGGAATAGGTTTATACTTGCAACGTTATACGAAGATGAAATGGGGGCGTAGCGGATTTGGCTTACCATCCTTATCAGCTATCAAATCCTTTGGAAATCTTCCATTTCCAACTGTGCCTTCACAAAAGGTTAAATTAAGTCAAGAGGCTAAGGATATGTTGCTCCTTAGAAAGCCCTATGGGACTAACTTATCAACCATAATTCTAGCCTTGGATATGATTATGGTTTTCATAATAGGGGCAGGATATACTTTCAACTACTTAGTTATTACTTCCTCAGATGGTGGAAGGTTCTTTGAGTATTTATTAATGTTGGGTAATGTTCATCTCTTTTTGAATACTCCTTGGTTTAATGACTCATTACCGATAGTTGACCCTAGTGTATTAATGGTAGTCATGCTATGTGTAGGAGCTTTCCTGTCCTCTTACTTAAGTGGAGACTTCAAGATAAGAATTCCTAGGGAGAAGAAGAGATTGTTAATAGGCTTTTTAGGTGGAGTTTTAGTGGGCATAGGTGTTAGAATGGCTTTAGGATGTAATGTAGGTTTGATGTGGACAAATTTCACACAACTAGGTTACGATGGGATTATATTCCTTTTTGGAATGCTAGGCGGAGTTTATTTAGCAGTTAAGGTTCAAGAGAGGTTATGA
- a CDS encoding YncE family protein, translating into MNYKLLLLIGFLVIIAIGFGAAYLMLKPSTTTTITPTITSSTSTSTPVNNNFYFLVLTQKGIGMIVNPFSTSSSFLGFQHVINVSTNVPTQVYYWEELPYNSMINLNQIVLMPLNNGTVYAFNTSNMKVIKSFTVGNSIGFIGVAYSPDMRYIAIADGPSGVVEVINANTLQVMWSQKFVSPTGRTYYPCDIRWDPANPDIILVPMRFNNSVDEINATSGEVIKVLSASPGSQPYMLSPNTQGNMLAVEYAGNNSIGFYSLPNLTLLGIVKMPGSLVPQRGVFTPNGEYYLEAPSNANQVVVISTSSFNVVKNITLPQTSSPGLAEIGLTPGGSYAFVIIHGNVQTGGIIVLISLSSLSVAYEVPLTTAPAIALPVQVSTGNYLVNNVLLPPVTGLHC; encoded by the coding sequence ATGAATTATAAACTACTCCTCTTGATAGGGTTCTTGGTTATAATAGCTATAGGTTTTGGAGCAGCTTATTTAATGTTAAAACCCTCAACCACTACAACAATTACACCTACTATTACTTCCTCTACATCAACGTCAACGCCAGTAAACAATAACTTCTATTTCCTCGTCTTGACACAAAAAGGTATCGGAATGATAGTGAATCCATTCTCTACATCGTCTTCATTTCTAGGCTTCCAACACGTTATTAACGTTTCAACTAATGTACCGACACAAGTCTATTACTGGGAGGAATTACCTTACAACTCCATGATAAACCTGAACCAAATAGTTTTAATGCCGTTAAATAATGGTACAGTGTATGCTTTCAATACTTCAAATATGAAGGTAATAAAAAGCTTCACAGTGGGCAACTCAATTGGGTTTATTGGAGTCGCTTATTCCCCAGATATGAGATATATCGCAATAGCTGATGGTCCGTCTGGAGTAGTAGAAGTTATCAACGCTAACACCTTACAAGTTATGTGGAGTCAAAAATTCGTTTCACCTACTGGAAGGACGTACTATCCGTGCGATATAAGATGGGATCCAGCCAATCCAGATATAATACTAGTCCCAATGAGGTTTAACAATAGTGTAGATGAAATAAATGCTACAAGTGGAGAAGTAATTAAAGTGTTATCAGCCTCACCAGGTTCCCAGCCTTACATGTTAAGCCCAAATACTCAAGGCAACATGTTAGCAGTTGAGTATGCTGGCAATAATTCTATAGGTTTCTATTCTCTTCCAAACTTAACTTTATTAGGGATTGTGAAGATGCCCGGAAGCTTAGTTCCCCAAAGAGGTGTGTTCACACCTAATGGTGAATATTATTTAGAAGCCCCATCAAATGCTAATCAAGTAGTAGTCATCTCCACTTCATCATTTAACGTAGTGAAGAACATAACTTTGCCTCAGACTTCTTCCCCAGGATTAGCTGAGATAGGTTTAACCCCTGGAGGAAGCTATGCGTTCGTGATAATCCACGGTAATGTTCAGACTGGGGGTATTATAGTCCTAATATCCCTATCCTCTTTAAGTGTAGCATATGAAGTTCCTTTAACCACTGCCCCAGCAATAGCATTGCCAGTTCAAGTTTCAACGGGTAACTATTTAGTAAATAACGTCCTGTTACCTCCAGTGACTGGATTACACTGTTAG
- a CDS encoding sulfurtransferase TusA family protein: MIVKLNINDYSPILDVEKYGRLFLLREVKKLDFGYSAKMSILKKNFNVLVNVKSDSISIIENDGRFYINVKFNKKGEAEINVNASPVLRLALSAIELKIAKNLEEYAKYICKTVTVVNKSSNNFILELFRTKPVKTIDLRGTVCPVPEIEAKKAIMSSKPYDPIEVLVDHPGAIIYTLPEVAKIFNCRYEVRNMGDYASFIFICGKIESDSLKIDLNDVKNIMRDEKQIAKLYTYFDKIIKQDKVNKITNDLFNVEGLKLIVASPEGRGWLFTGLFKDGKLLSARLESDNVRLFDEEAFYYIMGLEGMINVYYLTHEG; the protein is encoded by the coding sequence ATGATTGTTAAGCTAAACATTAACGATTACAGTCCTATCCTAGACGTGGAGAAGTACGGAAGATTATTTTTATTGAGAGAGGTGAAGAAGCTCGACTTCGGTTATTCTGCTAAGATGAGTATACTAAAGAAAAATTTTAATGTCTTAGTAAACGTTAAAAGCGATTCCATAAGCATAATAGAAAATGATGGAAGATTTTACATAAATGTAAAATTTAATAAAAAAGGAGAAGCTGAGATAAACGTCAATGCCTCGCCAGTCTTACGTTTAGCTTTATCCGCCATAGAGTTGAAGATAGCCAAGAACTTAGAGGAGTACGCAAAGTATATTTGTAAAACGGTAACAGTAGTTAACAAGAGTAGTAATAATTTTATTCTTGAGTTATTTAGAACTAAACCCGTAAAGACGATTGACTTAAGGGGGACTGTTTGTCCAGTACCAGAGATTGAGGCTAAGAAAGCTATAATGAGCTCTAAGCCCTACGATCCGATAGAAGTATTAGTAGATCATCCTGGAGCAATAATTTACACCTTACCGGAGGTGGCTAAAATTTTCAACTGCAGATACGAGGTGAGGAACATGGGAGATTATGCTTCTTTTATATTCATTTGTGGTAAAATAGAGAGTGACTCATTAAAAATTGACTTAAACGATGTGAAAAATATTATGAGAGATGAGAAACAAATAGCTAAATTATATACTTATTTCGATAAGATTATCAAGCAAGATAAGGTAAACAAGATCACTAATGATCTATTTAACGTAGAAGGCTTAAAATTAATAGTAGCCTCTCCAGAGGGTAGAGGATGGCTTTTTACGGGTCTGTTTAAGGACGGCAAATTATTGTCTGCTAGGTTAGAATCTGACAACGTAAGATTATTTGATGAAGAAGCCTTTTATTACATAATGGGACTAGAGGGCATGATTAACGTTTATTATTTAACACACGAAGGTTAA
- a CDS encoding TQO small subunit DoxD, producing MSRVFTSDEIWNTIVRISLASIWLYAGVIGKLLNPGFLNPNSNQYVGLTIQYFSQGSIIRGFLYAVAFPHPILTGILVMIGEISFGISLLLGLGVKLSSTTAFYTNLIYFLSASWTGAEEYGLNLLMMILDVYFIIYGGSKYCLDNFLPKSIVNNTKICLITGSVIYLGVVIFLFLYGL from the coding sequence GTGAGTAGGGTTTTCACTTCTGACGAAATTTGGAACACTATTGTGAGGATATCCTTAGCTTCAATATGGCTTTATGCAGGAGTTATAGGTAAGCTACTTAACCCTGGATTCCTAAACCCTAACTCTAATCAATACGTCGGATTGACCATACAATACTTTTCACAAGGCTCAATAATTAGGGGATTCTTATACGCTGTAGCTTTTCCCCATCCTATACTCACTGGTATTCTAGTCATGATAGGAGAAATAAGCTTTGGTATAAGTCTTCTGTTAGGCTTAGGTGTAAAGCTGAGTTCTACAACTGCCTTTTATACTAACCTAATTTACTTCTTATCGGCTTCTTGGACAGGGGCAGAAGAATACGGATTGAATTTATTAATGATGATCTTAGACGTATACTTTATAATTTATGGGGGGAGTAAGTACTGTTTGGACAATTTTTTACCCAAGAGTATAGTAAATAACACGAAAATTTGCCTAATAACAGGTTCAGTTATTTATTTAGGAGTCGTCATCTTCCTCTTCTTATACGGATTATGA
- a CDS encoding sulfurtransferase TusA family protein, whose product MKTTLNLIGLCCSVPQMLVYSKLKKLREGDVLEIIVETNSSQEQDIIKVLEYFRVNVHVTRKGDTTIYTVIK is encoded by the coding sequence ATGAAAACTACATTAAACCTAATTGGCTTATGCTGTTCCGTTCCTCAAATGTTGGTTTATTCCAAGTTAAAGAAATTAAGAGAAGGTGATGTACTTGAAATTATCGTAGAAACTAACAGCTCGCAGGAACAAGATATAATAAAAGTCTTAGAGTACTTTCGTGTAAATGTACACGTCACTAGAAAGGGAGATACCACAATTTATACCGTGATAAAATAA
- a CDS encoding DsrE family protein: MVSGELEKLYMGFITAIGYVSAGSRVYMFFTMDALKALTREVEKISLPNAKPLKYYIDNLLELGEDDVEIVACEFGMKVKGIKEEDLLFKVKISGVSEFALKSSESKAVLVF; this comes from the coding sequence ATGGTCTCTGGAGAATTAGAAAAATTGTACATGGGATTCATAACCGCTATTGGTTATGTTTCAGCAGGAAGTAGAGTTTACATGTTCTTCACAATGGACGCGTTAAAGGCTTTAACAAGAGAGGTTGAAAAAATTTCATTGCCAAACGCTAAACCATTAAAGTATTATATCGACAACTTGTTAGAGTTGGGAGAGGATGATGTTGAAATAGTAGCCTGTGAATTTGGTATGAAGGTAAAAGGTATAAAGGAAGAAGATCTCTTGTTTAAGGTTAAGATTAGTGGAGTCTCAGAGTTTGCCCTTAAGAGTTCAGAATCTAAAGCAGTACTAGTTTTTTAA
- a CDS encoding sulfurtransferase TusA family protein, which produces MSEELKLRQPDEILDVRGESCPVPEMMASKKLKKMKAGQILEVLTDHQPAVDVTLPSLCKSQGYPYVIIKDGEVYKFRILKVG; this is translated from the coding sequence ATGAGTGAAGAGTTAAAGTTAAGACAACCAGATGAAATTCTTGACGTTAGAGGGGAGTCTTGCCCAGTTCCGGAGATGATGGCGAGTAAAAAACTTAAAAAGATGAAAGCTGGTCAAATCCTTGAAGTTTTAACGGATCATCAGCCTGCTGTAGATGTTACTTTACCTTCACTTTGTAAATCTCAAGGTTATCCTTATGTTATTATAAAAGATGGTGAGGTATATAAGTTTAGGATACTAAAGGTGGGTTAA